From the genome of Populus alba chromosome 10, ASM523922v2, whole genome shotgun sequence, one region includes:
- the LOC118059978 gene encoding uncharacterized protein: MDEVFSRMGGKVKSSITDSTIMSMLHSRMDKAHERVHSKEGVIARLHEISKFYELAVMQLEGCLKFVLEEADSSLESSDEEALGDLAEIRDRLEGRLIETELAIAEKDRELTERLENEMKLRHELELKERELESLRANLELERTKTDVIEEQVLGNLVSGDGNRDEGFSELKDSVDQQVWNIKQQLDPEDENIDKRRYHGFESLRVEQMSSDMDILKETMGLAFEKMQNAIFLSELEPTEQQLGWTIEKAVIVILIKGFMGDIQENFTAEVRRWQKQVSIGLSKHLADLMKEITCLQDELEPLSISHSSRESRISTKMKGKFSSEGDISYTPDDFTVRVGTIDQMKQLNVEDSEEDSAHYVSKMIKSHETIIRRKSEELKLQKLEILKEKGCTCYRRSEKGPVSPRQRFRDVTAKLGNLLDWRENLDASFGYHGGEDHDETSSTKMLYHFDMKDHGTDALEKLNSISISHDANEKLHNVIRKLEMEKEDTNLQNVIVEDTYITLLEGLVHECCAELRSYDIAILVREGIYEHILKEIVNECDEKMQGDKIEDQITEEMFYLVSREALKDCCCTLDSVLTECRDARAERNCFQEHALEGTTREEILSTLFTENFKEWNEAVERCDGESIVKEDIDRIAFEETIRDMASTRIVSKFKELNYPGNSVDCVAQGNSFFEDVEYSVKEDVFMVFLKEMSKEWKAEIDSYDYEILLREEIFILIVVEAMAETRTISGETTAQDRFRILEDFTSADKLHISQDIGKEEHLVQKQDSQPEHIKFENLKRQASPAMKEYKTPLHVVALKHEELNKSQHTRELLTEIDSTSISVCSEVKKALEQVAMSKGLLRELRSSLGVAVEDTERFDDEVKVNLSNSDFTPILEFSQVLMDFKRIVEKKLVLNILRVEEATHYLNPLVELVSLQRREDLLYKKAFLRRCENLRRAETEVDLLGDQVDVLLSLLDKIYRTLYHHAPALQQYSEVSDILKMIEVELIGAARASGK; encoded by the exons ATGGATGAGGTATTCAGTAGGATGGGTGGTAAGGTTAAATCCTCCATAACAGATTCCACTATCATGTCTATGCTGCACTCTAGAATGGACAAGGCACATGAAAGAGTCCACTCCAAGGAAGGAGTTATTGCACGTTTACATGAGATATCAAAGTTTTACGAGTTGGCAGTGATGCAGTTGGAAGGGTGTCTGAAGTTTGTTCTTGAAGAAGCTGACAGCAGTCTTGAAAGCAGTGATGAAGAAGCTTTAGGGGACTTGGCAGAAATCAGAGACCGTCTTGAAGGCCGGCTTATAGAAACTGAGCTGGCCATCGCAGAAAAGGATAGAGAGTTAACTGAGAGgttagaaaatgaaatgaagctCAGGCATGAATTGGAACTCAAAGAAAGAGAATTGGAATCTTTACGTGCCAATCTGGAGCTTGAGAGAACAAAGACCGATGTCATTGAGGAGCAGGTTCTTGGCAATCTGGTAAGTGGCGATGGGAATAGAGATGAAGGATTTTCTGAGCTGAAGGATTCAGTAGATCAGCAGGTGTGGAATATCAAACAGCAACTTGACCCTGAAGATGAAAATATTGATAAGAGGAgatatcatggttttgaaagcTTGAGGGTTGAGCAGATGAGCTCAGACATGGACATCTTAAAAGAAACCATGGGTCTTGCTTTTGAAAAGATGCAGAATGCCATTTTCTTGTCGGAGTTGGAGCCGACTGAGCAACAGTTAGGGTGGACAATTGAGAAAGCTGTAATAGTTATCCTGATCAAAGGTTTCATGGGGGATATCCAGGAGAATTTCACAGCAGAAGTAAGGAGGTGGCAGAAGCAAGTTTCCATAGGCTTGAGCAAGCATTTGGCGGATTTGATGAAAGAGATAACATGCTTGCAAGACGAACTAGAGCCTCTTAGCATCTCCCACAGCAGTCGCGAGAGCAGGATTTCTACGAAAATGAAAGGGAAGTTTTCATCAGAAGGGGACATTTCTTATACCCCTGACGATTTCACTGTAAGAGTTGGAACAATAGACCAGATGAAGCAGCTGAACGTAGAGGATTCTGAAGAAGACAGCGCGCACTACGTTTCTAAGATGATAAAGAGTCATGAAACAATCATCAGGAGAAAAAGTGAAGAGCTTAAATTACAGAAACTAGAAATTCTCAAGGAAAAAGGGTGTACATGCTATAGGAGATCAGAAAAGGGCCCTGTTAGTCCAAGACAAAGATTCCGAGATGTTACTGCAAAACTGGGAAATTTACTCGACTGGAGGGAAAACCTTGATGCATCTTTTGGCTACCATGGAGGTGAAGATCACGACGAAACTTCTTCAACGAAGATGCtgtatcattttgatatgaaaGATCATGGCACTGACGCTTTGGAGAAGTTGAATAGCATCTCAATTTCTCATGATGCAAATGAGAAACTGCATAATGTAATAAGAAAGCTGGAAATGGAGAAAGAAGATACAAATTTGCAAAATGTGATAGTAGAAGACACTTACATTACTCTTTTGGAAGGCTTAGTACATGAATGCTGCGCTGAGTTACGTAGTTATGACATTGCGATCCTGGTAAGAGAAGGTATATATGAACATATTTTGAAGGAAATTGTCAACGAGTGCGATGAGAAAATGCAAGGTGATAAGATTGAAGATCAGATTACAGAGGAGATGTTTTATCTTGTCTCCAGAGAGGCACTGAAGGATTGTTGCTGTACTCTCGACTCCGTGTTAACTGAGTGCCGGGATGCCAGAGCTGAAAGGAATTGTTTTCAAGAACATGCTTTAGAGGGAACAACAAGGGAGGAAATATTGTCAACCTTGTTCACAGAAAATTTCAAGGAATGGAATGAGGCTGTAGAACGGTGTGACGGTGAAAGCATAGTTAAGGAAGATATTGATCGGATTGCCTTTGAAGAGACCATCAGAGACATGGCAAGCACTCGCATAGTGAGCAAATTCAAAGAGTTGAATTATCCTGGGAATAGTGTGGATTGTGTTGCACAGGGTAATAGTTTTTTCGAGGACGTAGAATATTCAGTGAAGGAGGATGTCTTTATGGTTTTCCTTAAAGAAATGTCCAAGGAATGGAAGGCAGAGATAGACTCCTATGATTATGAAATCCTCCTCAGAGAAgaaattttcatattaattgtTGTGGAGGCAATGGCAGAAACTCGTACCATTTCTGGGGAAACTACAGCCCAGGATCGGTTCAGAATATTGGAAGATTTCACCTCTGCTGACAAGTTACATATAAGTCAAGACATTGGTAAAGAGGAGCATTTGGTTCAAAAACAAGATTCACAGCCAGAGCATATTAAATTCGAAAATTTGAAACGCCAAGCAAGTCCTGCAATGAAGGAATACAAAACACCCCTTCACGTTGTGGCACTGAAACATGAAGAACTGAACAAATCTCAGCACACGAGGGAATTGTTGACTGAGATAGATAGCACTTCAATTTCAGTTTGTAGCGAAGTTAAGAAAGCTTTGGAGCAGGTAGCTATGAGTAAAGGACTACTGAGAGAGTTAAGATCAAGTTTAGGTGTTGCTGTTGAAGATACAGAAAGATTTGATGACGAGGTCAAAGTAAACCTATCTAACTCTGATTTTACACCTATCCTGGAATTTTCTCAAGTATTAATGGACTTTAAGCGAATAGTGGAAAAGAAATTAGTGCTGAACATTTTAAG GGTGGAGGAAGCAACTCATTATCTGAATCCACTCGTTGAACTTGTTTCCTTGCAAAGGAGAGAGGATTTGCTTTATAAAAAGGCTTTTCTAAGGAGATGCGAGAATCTCAGAAGGGCTGAAACTGAG GTGGATCTGTTAGGTGATCAAGTGGATGTACTTTTAAGCCTGCTTGACAAGATATACAGGACACTGTATCACCATGCGCCAGCGTTGCAACAGTATTCTGAG GTCTCGgatattttgaaaatgatcGAGGTAGAATTAATTGGGGCCGCTCGTGCTTCTGGCAAGTGA
- the LOC118059979 gene encoding caffeoylshikimate esterase, with amino-acid sequence MVVQHPVAEANEQSPFGTLSPTEFYAKHQVTHSSEYITNSRGFKLFTQWWAPLPPTKTIGCVAVVHGFTGESSWFVQLTSILFAKNGFSVCAIDHQGHGFSDGIDNLMYHIPDINPVVEDCMQYFKTFRENHAPDLPAFLYSESLGGAIALYITLRQKGAWDGLILNGAMCGISAKFKPLWPLEHLLFVVAAVVPTWRVVPTRGSLPEVSFKEEWKAKLAFASPKRVAMRPRAATALELIRVCKELQGRFEEVDVPLLVVHGGDDMVCDPACAKELFERAASTDKTLKIYPGMWHQLVGEPEENVNLVFGDIVEWLENRARRGGVANDGEA; translated from the coding sequence ATGGTGGTGCAGCACCCAGTGGCGGAAGCTAACGAGCAAAGCCCGTTTGGAACCCTTTCCCCCACTGAATTCTACGCCAAACACCAAGTCACCCACTCTTCCGAATACATAACCAACTCCCGGGGCTTCAAGCTCTTCACTCAATGGTGGGCCCCACTTCCTCCAACCAAAACAATTGGCTGCGTAGCCGTTGTACATGGCTTCACCGGTGAATCCAGCTGGTTCGTCCAGCTAACCTCTATTCTCTTTGCTAAAAACGGGTTCTCTGTCTGTGCTATTGATCACCAAGGCCATGGCTTCTCTGATGGGATCGACAACTTGATGTATCATATCCCAGATATCAACCCTGTTGTGGAAGACTGCATGCAGTATTTTAAGACGTTCCGTGAGAATCACGCGCCAGATCTGCCGGCTTTTCTGTACTCGGAATCGCTGGGCGGGGCAATAGCCTTGTACATTACGCTACGCCAGAAAGGCGCGTGGGATGGGTTGATTTTGAACGGGGCCATGTGTGGGATTAGTGCCAAGTTCAAGCCCCTGTGGCCTTTGGAGCATTTACTGTTTGTAGTTGCAGCGGTGGTGCCCACTTGGAGAGTCGTTCCAACGCGTGGATCGTTGCCTGAGGTGTCGTTTAAGGAAGAATGGAAGGCGAAGTTGGCGTTTGCGAGCCCGAAGAGGGTGGCAATGAGGCCACGCGCGGCTACAGCATTAGAGCTTATCAGAGTATGCAAGGAACTTCAAGGGAGATTTGAGGAGGTGGATGTGCCTCTGTTGGTGGTGCATGGTGGTGATGACATGGTGTGTGACCCTGCCTGCGCCAAGGAGTTGTTTGAACGCGCTGCGAGCACGGATAAGACATTGAAGATTTACCCTGGCATGTGGCATCAGTTGGTTGGTGAGCCCGAGGAGAACGTCAATTTGGTGTTTGGGGATATAGTTGAGTGGCTAGAAAACCGTGCCAGACGGGGGGGTGTGGCCAACGACGGTGAAGCGTGA
- the LOC118059982 gene encoding caffeoylshikimate esterase, with product MVVQHPVAEANEQSPFGTLSPTEFYAKHQVTHSSEYITNSGGFKLFTQWWAPLPPTKTIGCVAVVHGFTSESSWFLQLTSILFAKNGFSVCAMDHRGHGFSDGIDNLMYHIPDINPVVEDCMQYFKTFRENHAPDLPAFLYSESLGGAIALYITLRQKGAWDGLILNGAMCGISAKIKPPWPLEHILSVVAAVVPTWRVVPTRGSLLEVSLKEEWKAKLALASPKRVAMRPRAATAVELIRVCKELQGRFEEVDVPLLVVHGGDDIVCDPACAKELFERAASTDKTLKIYPGMWHLLVGEPEENVNLVFGDMVEWLENRARRGGVANDGEA from the coding sequence ATGGTGGTGCAGCACCCCGTGGCGGAAGCTAACGAGCAAAGCCCGTTTGGAACCCTTTCCCCCACTGAATTCTACGCCAAACACCAAGTCACCCACTCTTCCGAATACATAACCAACTCTGGGGGCTTCAAGCTCTTCACTCAATGGTGGGCCCCACTTCCTCCAACCAAAACAATTGGCTGCGTAGCCGTTGTCCATGGCTTCACCAGTGAATCCAGCTGGTTCCTCCAGCTAACCTCTATTCTCTTTGCTAAAAACGGGTTCTCTGTCTGTGCTATGGATCACCGAGGCCATGGCTTCTCTGATGGGATCGACAACTTGATGTATCATATCCCAGATATCAACCCTGTTGTGGAAGACTGCATGCAGTATTTTAAGACGTTCCGTGAGAATCACGCGCCAGATCTGCCGGCTTTTCTGTACTCGGAATCGCTGGGCGGGGCAATAGCCTTGTACATTACGCTACGCCAGAAAGGCGCGTGGGATGGGTTGATTTTGAACGGGGCCATGTGTGGGATTAGTGCCAAGATCAAGCCCCCGTGGCCTTTGGAGCATATACTGTCTGTAGTTGCAGCGGTGGTGCCCACTTGGAGAGTCGTCCCAACGCGTGGATCGTTGCTTGAGGTGTCGTTGAAGGAAGAGTGGAAGGCGAAGTTGGCGTTGGCGAGCCCGAAGAGGGTGGCAATGAGGCCACGAGCGGCTACAGCAGTAGAGCTTATCAGAGTATGCAAGGAACTTCAAGGGAGATTTGAGGAGGTGGATGTGCCTTTGTTGGTGGTGCATGGTGGTGATGACATAGTGTGTGACCCTGCCTGCGCCAAGGAGTTGTTTGAACGCGCTGCGAGCACGGATAAGACATTGAAGATTTACCCTGGCATGTGGCATCTGTTGGTTGGTGAGCCCGAGGAGAATGTCAATTTGGTGTTTGGGGATATGGTTGAGTGGCTAGAAAACCGTGCCAGACGAGGGGGTGTGGCCAACGACGGTGAAGCGTGA
- the LOC118059980 gene encoding uncharacterized protein isoform X4: MLLNKAHLVSLCCRVLFANLPGPFKADISNRRNYSSQVLLDPLGEEQPVNSQIYNHSCTRDSSSPYTSILQSSSLQHRFKKWQDQRKHKLTASTFSGAIGFWRGRRVQLWLEKLGAKEPFSGNMATCWSNAKEEEALERYKLITGNTILFPRFQVYGKNNLKDDWLAASPDGIIDKYYGLNSRGVLEIKCPFFNGDMKRASPWKRIPLYCIPQAQGLMEILDKDWMDFYVWTPNGSSLFRLYRDEAYWDALKIALSDFWFNHVLPAKELCSKNVITDPLKELGSLKPAPRHELYRYIVYESKHAVDSSHLLMREINGHLQN, from the exons ATGCTCCTCAACAAAGCCCATTTGGTTTCTCTATGCTGCCGAGTCCTCTTCGCAAACTTGCCCG GTCCTTTTAAAGCTGATATTAGCAACAGAAGAAACTACTCAAGCCAGGTTTTATTGGATCCATTAGGTGAAGAGCAACCTGTAAATTCTCAAATCTACAATCATTCCTGTACAAGAGATTCAAGCAGTCCTTATACATCGATTCTTCAATCCAGTAGTCTTCAGCACAGGTTCAAAAAATGGCAAGATCAAAGAAAACATAAACTGACGGCAAGCACTTTCAGTGGGGCTATTGGTTTTTGGCGTGGTAGGCGAGTCCAGCTCTGGTTAGAGAAACTTGGTGCAAAAGAACCATTTTCTGGTAACATGGCTACCTGTTGGAGCAATGCCAAAGAAGAGGAAGCACTTGAAAGATATAAGTTGATTACAGGAAATACAATTTTGTTTCCCAGATTTCAGGTCTATGGTAAGAACAACTTAAAAGATGATTGGCTTGCAGCTTCACCTGATGGGATAATTGACAAGTATTATGGGTTGAATTCCAGAGGAGTGTTGGAAATAAAGTGTCCATTTTTTAATGGAGATATGAAAAGGGCTTCACCTTGGAAGCGGATCCCCCTTTATTGTATTCCACAAGCTCAAGGTTTAATGGAAATACTGGACAAGGATTGGAtggatttctatgtttggactCCTAATGGAAGCAGTCTATTCAGGTTATACCGAGATGAGGCATACTGGGATGCTTTGAAAATAGCACTTTCTGATTTCTGGTTTAACCATGTCCTACCAGCGAAGGAGTTGTGCAGTAAAAATGTGATAACAGATCCCCTGAAGGAATTAGGATCATTGAAGCCTGCGCCTAGGCATGAATTGTATAGATATATAGTTTATGAAAGCAAACATGCTGTTGATAGCTCTCACTTACTGATGCGTGAAATTAATGGTCACCTTCAAAATTGA
- the LOC118059980 gene encoding uncharacterized protein isoform X1 — protein MLLNKAHLVSLCCRVLFANLPGQSQLISIHIVRFDDFTYLGLATSWRFNCATDIFVGEEFVSCFLINFRLSYYNSKYNCDIGPFKADISNRRNYSSQVLLDPLGEEQPVNSQIYNHSCTRDSSSPYTSILQSSSLQHRFKKWQDQRKHKLTASTFSGAIGFWRGRRVQLWLEKLGAKEPFSGNMATCWSNAKEEEALERYKLITGNTILFPRFQVYGKNNLKDDWLAASPDGIIDKYYGLNSRGVLEIKCPFFNGDMKRASPWKRIPLYCIPQAQGLMEILDKDWMDFYVWTPNGSSLFRLYRDEAYWDALKIALSDFWFNHVLPAKELCSKNVITDPLKELGSLKPAPRHELYRYIVYESKHAVDSSHLLMREINGHLQN, from the exons ATGCTCCTCAACAAAGCCCATTTGGTTTCTCTATGCTGCCGAGTCCTCTTCGCAAACTTGCCCGGTCAGTCACAGCTTATTTCCATACATATTGTGCGTTTTGATGATTTCACATATTTGGGTTTGGCTACAAGTTGGCGATTTAATTGTGCAACTGACATATTTGTTGG TGAAGAATTTGTATCTTGTTTCCTCATCAATTTCCGACTTTCATATTACAACAGCAAATATAATTGTGATATAGGTCCTTTTAAAGCTGATATTAGCAACAGAAGAAACTACTCAAGCCAGGTTTTATTGGATCCATTAGGTGAAGAGCAACCTGTAAATTCTCAAATCTACAATCATTCCTGTACAAGAGATTCAAGCAGTCCTTATACATCGATTCTTCAATCCAGTAGTCTTCAGCACAGGTTCAAAAAATGGCAAGATCAAAGAAAACATAAACTGACGGCAAGCACTTTCAGTGGGGCTATTGGTTTTTGGCGTGGTAGGCGAGTCCAGCTCTGGTTAGAGAAACTTGGTGCAAAAGAACCATTTTCTGGTAACATGGCTACCTGTTGGAGCAATGCCAAAGAAGAGGAAGCACTTGAAAGATATAAGTTGATTACAGGAAATACAATTTTGTTTCCCAGATTTCAGGTCTATGGTAAGAACAACTTAAAAGATGATTGGCTTGCAGCTTCACCTGATGGGATAATTGACAAGTATTATGGGTTGAATTCCAGAGGAGTGTTGGAAATAAAGTGTCCATTTTTTAATGGAGATATGAAAAGGGCTTCACCTTGGAAGCGGATCCCCCTTTATTGTATTCCACAAGCTCAAGGTTTAATGGAAATACTGGACAAGGATTGGAtggatttctatgtttggactCCTAATGGAAGCAGTCTATTCAGGTTATACCGAGATGAGGCATACTGGGATGCTTTGAAAATAGCACTTTCTGATTTCTGGTTTAACCATGTCCTACCAGCGAAGGAGTTGTGCAGTAAAAATGTGATAACAGATCCCCTGAAGGAATTAGGATCATTGAAGCCTGCGCCTAGGCATGAATTGTATAGATATATAGTTTATGAAAGCAAACATGCTGTTGATAGCTCTCACTTACTGATGCGTGAAATTAATGGTCACCTTCAAAATTGA
- the LOC118059980 gene encoding uncharacterized protein isoform X2 produces the protein MLPSPLRKLAREEFVSCFLINFRLSYYNSKYNCDIGPFKADISNRRNYSSQVLLDPLGEEQPVNSQIYNHSCTRDSSSPYTSILQSSSLQHRFKKWQDQRKHKLTASTFSGAIGFWRGRRVQLWLEKLGAKEPFSGNMATCWSNAKEEEALERYKLITGNTILFPRFQVYGKNNLKDDWLAASPDGIIDKYYGLNSRGVLEIKCPFFNGDMKRASPWKRIPLYCIPQAQGLMEILDKDWMDFYVWTPNGSSLFRLYRDEAYWDALKIALSDFWFNHVLPAKELCSKNVITDPLKELGSLKPAPRHELYRYIVYESKHAVDSSHLLMREINGHLQN, from the exons ATGCTGCCGAGTCCTCTTCGCAAACTTGCCCG TGAAGAATTTGTATCTTGTTTCCTCATCAATTTCCGACTTTCATATTACAACAGCAAATATAATTGTGATATAGGTCCTTTTAAAGCTGATATTAGCAACAGAAGAAACTACTCAAGCCAGGTTTTATTGGATCCATTAGGTGAAGAGCAACCTGTAAATTCTCAAATCTACAATCATTCCTGTACAAGAGATTCAAGCAGTCCTTATACATCGATTCTTCAATCCAGTAGTCTTCAGCACAGGTTCAAAAAATGGCAAGATCAAAGAAAACATAAACTGACGGCAAGCACTTTCAGTGGGGCTATTGGTTTTTGGCGTGGTAGGCGAGTCCAGCTCTGGTTAGAGAAACTTGGTGCAAAAGAACCATTTTCTGGTAACATGGCTACCTGTTGGAGCAATGCCAAAGAAGAGGAAGCACTTGAAAGATATAAGTTGATTACAGGAAATACAATTTTGTTTCCCAGATTTCAGGTCTATGGTAAGAACAACTTAAAAGATGATTGGCTTGCAGCTTCACCTGATGGGATAATTGACAAGTATTATGGGTTGAATTCCAGAGGAGTGTTGGAAATAAAGTGTCCATTTTTTAATGGAGATATGAAAAGGGCTTCACCTTGGAAGCGGATCCCCCTTTATTGTATTCCACAAGCTCAAGGTTTAATGGAAATACTGGACAAGGATTGGAtggatttctatgtttggactCCTAATGGAAGCAGTCTATTCAGGTTATACCGAGATGAGGCATACTGGGATGCTTTGAAAATAGCACTTTCTGATTTCTGGTTTAACCATGTCCTACCAGCGAAGGAGTTGTGCAGTAAAAATGTGATAACAGATCCCCTGAAGGAATTAGGATCATTGAAGCCTGCGCCTAGGCATGAATTGTATAGATATATAGTTTATGAAAGCAAACATGCTGTTGATAGCTCTCACTTACTGATGCGTGAAATTAATGGTCACCTTCAAAATTGA
- the LOC118059980 gene encoding uncharacterized protein isoform X3, whose translation MISHIWVWLQVGDLIVQLTYLLGPFKADISNRRNYSSQVLLDPLGEEQPVNSQIYNHSCTRDSSSPYTSILQSSSLQHRFKKWQDQRKHKLTASTFSGAIGFWRGRRVQLWLEKLGAKEPFSGNMATCWSNAKEEEALERYKLITGNTILFPRFQVYGKNNLKDDWLAASPDGIIDKYYGLNSRGVLEIKCPFFNGDMKRASPWKRIPLYCIPQAQGLMEILDKDWMDFYVWTPNGSSLFRLYRDEAYWDALKIALSDFWFNHVLPAKELCSKNVITDPLKELGSLKPAPRHELYRYIVYESKHAVDSSHLLMREINGHLQN comes from the exons ATGATTTCACATATTTGGGTTTGGCTACAAGTTGGCGATTTAATTGTGCAACTGACATATTTGTTGG GTCCTTTTAAAGCTGATATTAGCAACAGAAGAAACTACTCAAGCCAGGTTTTATTGGATCCATTAGGTGAAGAGCAACCTGTAAATTCTCAAATCTACAATCATTCCTGTACAAGAGATTCAAGCAGTCCTTATACATCGATTCTTCAATCCAGTAGTCTTCAGCACAGGTTCAAAAAATGGCAAGATCAAAGAAAACATAAACTGACGGCAAGCACTTTCAGTGGGGCTATTGGTTTTTGGCGTGGTAGGCGAGTCCAGCTCTGGTTAGAGAAACTTGGTGCAAAAGAACCATTTTCTGGTAACATGGCTACCTGTTGGAGCAATGCCAAAGAAGAGGAAGCACTTGAAAGATATAAGTTGATTACAGGAAATACAATTTTGTTTCCCAGATTTCAGGTCTATGGTAAGAACAACTTAAAAGATGATTGGCTTGCAGCTTCACCTGATGGGATAATTGACAAGTATTATGGGTTGAATTCCAGAGGAGTGTTGGAAATAAAGTGTCCATTTTTTAATGGAGATATGAAAAGGGCTTCACCTTGGAAGCGGATCCCCCTTTATTGTATTCCACAAGCTCAAGGTTTAATGGAAATACTGGACAAGGATTGGAtggatttctatgtttggactCCTAATGGAAGCAGTCTATTCAGGTTATACCGAGATGAGGCATACTGGGATGCTTTGAAAATAGCACTTTCTGATTTCTGGTTTAACCATGTCCTACCAGCGAAGGAGTTGTGCAGTAAAAATGTGATAACAGATCCCCTGAAGGAATTAGGATCATTGAAGCCTGCGCCTAGGCATGAATTGTATAGATATATAGTTTATGAAAGCAAACATGCTGTTGATAGCTCTCACTTACTGATGCGTGAAATTAATGGTCACCTTCAAAATTGA
- the LOC118059984 gene encoding probable aquaporin PIP2-5: MAKDMEVAEAGSFSAKDYHDPPPAPLFDAKELTKWSFYRALIAEFIATLLFLYITVLTVIGYKSQIDGNADSCGGVGILGIAWAFGGMIFVLVYCTAGISGGHINPAVTFGLFLARKVSLIRAVMYMVAQCLGAICGVGLVKAFQKSYYKKYGGGANTLADGFSTGTGLGAEIIGTFVLVYTVFSATDPKRSARDSHVPVLAPLPIGFAVFMVHLATIPITGTGINPARSLGAAVIYNQDKAWDDHWIFWVGPFAGAAIAAFYHQFILRAGAVKALGSFRSAQRF; this comes from the exons ATGGCAAAGGACATGGAAGTAGCAGAGGCAGGATCATTCTCTGCGAAGGACTACCATGACCCACCACCAGCACCATTGTTTGATGCTAAAGAATTAACAAAGTGGTCATTTTACAGGGCTTTGATTGCTGAGTTTATAGCAACACTGCTCTTTCTTTATATCACTGTTTTGACTGTTATTGGTTACAAGAGCCAGATTGATGGAAATGCTGATTCTTGTGGTGGGGTTGGTATTCTTGGTATTGCCTGGGCCTTTGGTGGCATGATCTTTGTTCTTGTATACTGCACTGCTGGTATTTCAG GGGGTCACATTAACCCAGCAGTGACATTTGGGCTTTTCCTAGCCAGGAAGGTCTCTTTGATCCGGGCTGTGATGTACATGGTGGCTCAATGCTTAGGAGCCATATGTGGCGTTGGCCTTGTTAAGGCCTTCCAAAAGTCTTACTACAAGAAGTATGGTGGTGGAGCCAACACTTTGGCCGATGGTTTCAGCACCGGCACTGGATTGGGCGCTGAGATCATTGGCACTTTTGTCCTGGTCTACACTGTTTTCTCTGCTACAGATCCAAAGAGGAGTGCTAGGGACTCCCATGTGCCT GTTTTGGCTCCTCTTCCAATTGGATTTGCTGTGTTCATGGTTCACTTGGCCACCATCCCCATCACTGGAACTGGCATCAACCCTGCTAGGAGTCTGGGAGCCGCTGTTATCTACAACCAAGACAAGGCCTGGGATGACCAC TGGATCTTCTGGGTTGGACCCTTCGCTGGTGCAGCCATTGCAGCTTTCTACCACCAATTCATCTTGAGAGCAGGAGCTGTCAAGGCTCTTGGATCATTCAGGAGCGCCCAACGGTTCTAA